The genomic interval TGCGGTCCTCCTGCCCCACCATCCCCCGGGCCAGCTGCTTCACTCAGATGTACTTCTTTGCCCTTTTTGGCATTGCTGAATGCTGTTTGCTCACTGTCATGGCTTATGACCGATATGCTGCCATCTGCTGCCCCCTGCAATATACCACCCTGATGAACCAGGTAACATGTGCCAGCTTGGTGGGGGCCTCTTACTTTGCGGGCATCATCACTGGCACCATTCACTCTGTCTGCATCTTCACTTTGCCTTTCCGTGGTGCCAACACCATCCATCACTTCCTGTGTGACATCCTGCCTGTGCTGAGACTGGCCAGTGCAAGCACTTTCTGGGGTGAAGTGGGGAATCTCTTCATCACGGTAGCTTTTATCTTCATGCCCTTCTCATTGATTGTGGCCTCTTATGCCTGTATCATTGCCACTATACTTGGTGTTGCAACATCCGAGGGACGTCAAAAGATCTTTTCTACCTGCTCCTCCCACTTGTTTGTGGTCATACTCTTTTATGGGACTGCGACTGCAGCTTACATGAGGCCCCAGGCCGATTCTCTTGGGGACACGGACCAGATTCTTTCCATCTTCTACACGGTTGTTACCCCCATGTGCAACCCTTTTGTTTACACTCTGAGGAATAAGGAGGTCATAGGGGCCATGAGGCGGCTCATGAAGAGATACCTTGGGGGTCCTTGACCACACTCCACCTTCCTCCCAAGATCTTGGATCTAAGGGCCTGATCCCTGGACATTCTCAAGGAAAAAGAGAATCTGAGACCTCGGAGTACAGTCTGTTGTGCATTGATGTGTTCCACCCACCATGAGCATCCAAGACACAGGTTTATTGTTTAGAGCTCTGCTTCCGGGACCTGGTCTTAAGACTTTGACTGGGCTTCATGATAAGAGCAGAGGGGAGGACTGGAATGGAGGTCAAGGGGAAGGCTGCTGAGATAACCTTGTGTGATGATGTAATTCTGGTCATTGCTGAGGTTTAGTGCCTTCCTGGGGTTATGCTCTTGAGACATCCATTCCTGCTTCTCCCATTGAGTCCTTATTGTAAGCCTTTCTCTCTGACATCATCCCATATGCCGGTAAGGGACAGGGACAGCAACTGCCTGGTTTGCAAGTTCAGCTCCTGAGTCTTGCTTGGTATTGCTGTAGCCTTGGTCTATTTAATTACTTGTCTCCTGAATTATCCCTATCTCCTTGGACCCTCTTAAGATGTTGGTGTTCTCAACTTAACTTTCTTTccatctgtcttgaaaaaatgcctttcattctctcctttgGTCTCAGGTAGAGGACACATACTGCCTTCTCCCCCCTGTTCTGAAGTTTGATGTAGCCTTCAATTCTTGAAATTGCACTggtttcttttttacttattttttattttatatgttttgccatgggtgtcaggtcccttggtacttgacttacagacagttgtgagctactttgctaatgctgggaattgaatctgggtcccatggaagagcagtcagtgctcttaaccactgagcaatatcTCTTGCCCCTTTATGTTCTTTTATAAACttacttttactttatgtgtacctttttttttttgtttttggcaacAAACTGTTCACTATTTTCACTTGGTGTCCACTTTGGTTGTTGGTTGGAGGGATTTGGCACATGTCCGTTTTTCTGGAAAGTCAGCTCTTGATTCTTGGAAAGTCAGTTCTAGAAACCTCCTCAGCTATTAGTCACAAGtgggagaagtagaggcagggaaACCGTGCCCAAGGTGTAAAAGAAGGCCTAGAAACAGCATTGAGTTTCTTTCCCAGTTTGCAAACGTAACTCTGTTAGTTGTAATAAATTTACATACAGAAGAAAATATATCTATCAGCAGAATATTAATAATGTTTTTGGGAAATTACGGCTGCCTGCTTTCGCTCAGTATTTGTATACATGCGtgtttacaaaaattaaaaacaagattaTATTGTCTAAACTGTGTTTTAACAGCTTCTACTCTATTGAAGGCATTTGAACATGTTGTGCCATGGCTCCTagggagtttcttcaatgtctctGTCATATCTTGCAGTATGAGTTCTATAATCTTAAGAAATGTCCTGTCATCACAGTTAACGTTTGTCACGGACATTGAGATAAACGTACTCACACATATCTTTACCTACACTTTCTCTAGTACAACTCCCTGAAACAGGACTGCTGAGTAAAAGTGTTTTTGAAATACTTTGCCAAATTACCTGCCACAagaatttttattgtgttttattgccCAATTGAGCGCCTTTCCCTCAAGTTTCAGGGCAGGGATGTTGTCTAAGGGTCAGGAAGGAGTTGAGGTTAGATGacccaaagaaaagaaggatgaggaaagtattttgaaaatttcttgaGATGAAAAGAATAAGGCAAATGTGAGTCACTTTTCCTTAGATGACCAAGGACAAGGTGAGACATGTGCATTGGAAATACACCAAGATGCATCAAAATGTAACCCAAGGGACTACTTTCAGGCAGAGTCAGTGTCTGAATGTTCAATGCAAGCTTAAGGTGAGGGCTTCAGATGTTGGAGCTGTGAGCCCCTggacttcctgagtgctagatcACCTCTCTGTGGTGACTGTTGGCTTCTGTTCCCTTGTTCATAGGTACACTTCTGTCTGTTATGTCCCATTCAAGTATCTAAGCTGGACACACAGCAATCCATGCATGCACATTCTAGACTTTCCAGCATCTATTATTCTGAAATACTTGATACTAAGAAGGTATAACTGAATATGAAACACTTATCATTAGTATAAGAATTTTAAACATTaccagtttttgttattgttttgagacagggtctcactatgtagccttggctggcctggaacttgctatggaggtcaggctggctgtgaactcacagagattcacctgcctctgcctcttaagtgctatgAGTAAGGTGTGCTTTATATGTCTGGACAGTTAGCTATTTTTCAGGCACAAAACCTAATGTAAAAATTATGTTCACAGATGCAAGCAGTGTTTGGGAACTATTACATAAATCAGTATTTTAATACTTCTCTAGTGgcatatttttcttataattttgtaGTACAAAATGCAATGAAGTTTTCTATGTGGGATCATTTTTCAAGTTCCCGACAAATTCACTTTGTTTTACCCAGATGTACAATCTAAATGTTACTCATGGTATGAGAAGACTGGAGGCCCTGCCAGGAGCTGCTTCTCCCAGAAAGCATTCCAAAAACACCCCACACTCATCAACCATCAACCCTCCACACACATTTCACATCTTTATAATTACTCACATTATATGTTTCGGCTGGTTTGATTCTTCTTTCCTAGGCATTTAGGCTCTCTGCCTgcaaattccttttttttaatggatgaaaataaactttattgtttctaaaaacatttatctatttttaaattaatttttaaattactaaacAAGAAAGAATGGGTATCATGGTATATTTTTCACATACATGCcattgtactttgctcatattGTCCACAAGCTCATACTTTAAACCACAGGTAACTTGACATTATTTGAGCCTCAACTCACATTCCACCTCTTCAGAAGGACCTTCTTGAAAATCCCTCAAGTGGGACCATATGGTGGCCACTCTTATATACCTCACGGTGTATACATACTTCAGAATGATAACATTTGCTCTTTTGCTTGAGTGTGTATTTAGCTCAGGCCTTCTTTGCTAGAGGGTATAGTCTGCAAAGGCAGAGACTTGGCTTTGCTCAGAGCCATGACTTTAAAGCTTAGAAGGGACTGGCACACAGATTAGAAGAGGTGTTCTACACACATCACTGACTATTCCTTTAGTCCACtcaaagggagaggggagaaaagccacgcttgtgtttctctttctggagTCTAGACAGCTGAAGATTAAACTCCCTAAACTATCCCATAGCTCAAGTTCCACTCATAGCCTAACTTCAGCCAAGGTGAGGCACCTTGGgaaacatggaagacagaagaattGAGGCAGAGGCTTTACCTGCTTCACCGCTTCCCTCTGACAAATTacgttgtgttttttttttttttttttttatggtagaAGTGGTCTCAGCACCATGGGGGTCAAGAGGCAGGGTCTGG from Peromyscus maniculatus bairdii isolate BWxNUB_F1_BW_parent chromosome 18, HU_Pman_BW_mat_3.1, whole genome shotgun sequence carries:
- the LOC143269339 gene encoding olfactory receptor 10P22-like; this translates as MGFDNGTEVTEFILLGFSGFGFLQGHLFWGVLCIYVVTLLGNSLIILLTLADSALHSPMYFFLRHFSVVEILYTTTIVPRMLADLRSSCPTIPRASCFTQMYFFALFGIAECCLLTVMAYDRYAAICCPLQYTTLMNQVTCASLVGASYFAGIITGTIHSVCIFTLPFRGANTIHHFLCDILPVLRLASASTFWGEVGNLFITVAFIFMPFSLIVASYACIIATILGVATSEGRQKIFSTCSSHLFVVILFYGTATAAYMRPQADSLGDTDQILSIFYTVVTPMCNPFVYTLRNKEVIGAMRRLMKRYLGGP